A portion of the Punica granatum isolate Tunisia-2019 chromosome 7, ASM765513v2, whole genome shotgun sequence genome contains these proteins:
- the LOC116212676 gene encoding GDSL esterase/lipase At4g28780, with protein sequence MTTSSASSTSSFLITALRAISASIVVMMFFSTNTNYLRAEAARAFFVFGDSLVDSGNNNYLATTARADSPPYGIDYPTHRPTGRFSNGLNLPDIISEEIGSESTLPYLNPELTGEKLLVGANFASAGIGVLNDTGVQFVSIIRIYQQFQYFQQYQLRLSALIGEKEAQRRVNGALVLMTLGGNDFVNNYFIPLSPRRRQFSISAFSELVITEYRKILLQLYDLGARRVLVTGTGPLGCVPSELASSGSRNGECAPEPQQAAAIFNPMLVQMLKGLNQELGSDVFVIANAFQMNMDFLKNPQQFGFITSKVACCGQGAYNGMGVCNVLSNLCPDRNVYAFWDPFHPTERATRLIVKQIMSGSTDYMSPMNLSTIMALDSRV encoded by the exons ATGACGACTTCTTCGGCCTCATCAACGTCCAGTTTCCTCATCACCGCCCTGAGGGCTATTTCTGCTTCCATAGTGGTGATGATGTTCTTTAGCACGAATACGAACTATCTCAGAGCCGAGGCTGCTCGGGCGTTCTTTGTCTTTGGGGACTCACTCGTGGACAGTGGCAACAACAACTACTTGGCTACTACCGCACGTGCTGATTCCCCACCGTACGGGATTGATTACCCGACTCACCGTCCCACCGGCCGCTTCTCCAATGGCTTGAATCTCCCTGACATTATCA GTGAGGAGATCGGGTCTGAAAGCACATTGCCATACTTGAATCCCGAGCTTACCGGGGAGAAGCTGCTTGTTGGCGCCAACTTCGCCTCTGCTGGAATCGGAGTCCTCAACGACACCGGAGTTCAATTT GTGAGCATAATAAGGATATACCAGCAATTCCAATACTTCCAGCAGTACCAGTTGAGGCTGAGCGCCCTGATCGGAGAGAAGGAGGCGCAGCGCCGGGTTAACGGGGCCCTCGTTCTGATGACCCTCGGTGGCAACGACTTCGTGAACAACTACTTCATTCCCCTCTCTCCCCGTCGCCGCCAGTTCTCCATCTCCGCCTTCTCTGAGCTCGTCATCACCGAGTACCGCAAGATCCTGTTG CAACTGTATGATTTGGGAGCACGGAGAGTTCTGGTGACGGGGACGGGTCCACTAGGATGCGTGCCGTCAGAGCTGGCCTCATCGGGGAGCCGGAATGGGGAATGCGCGCCGGAGCCGCAACAAGCCGCTGCTATATTCAACCCAATGCTGGTTCAGATGCTTAAAGGGCTCAATCAGGAGCTCGGCTCCGACGTCTTTGTCATTGCCAATGCCTTCCAAATGAACATGGACTTCCTCAAAAATCCCCAACAATTTg GTTTCATAACATCGAAGGTAGCCTGCTGTGGGCAAGGAGCCTACAATGGGATGGGAGTCTGCAATGTCCTATCGAACCTGTGCCCGGACCGAAACGTGTATGCGTTCTGGGACCCGTTCCACCCGACTGAGCGTGCGACCCGACTCATCGTTAAGCAGATCATGAGCGGGTCCACCGACTACATGAGTCCCATGAACCTCAGCACCATCATGGCCTTGGACTCTCGcgtctaa
- the LOC116213909 gene encoding uncharacterized protein LOC116213909: MIGIQNNKSHKNDKQFPGCLGRMVNLFDLSAGVSANRLLTDKPHRDGLSRSRSDVARILGTPAGNKREDKMVYPDLRSLPTRKSHSTPMKMLIAQEMSKEIKSKHGPSNVVAKLMGLDALPRQQHDSLMQRSQSKDYSHRILSHSGEPAQYWPQEHNFLDEGMKWKAHEYEDHGDYRDVYEIRKESRKMNSLRDKSPLRGMYSEKETRKKMELVRQKFMEAKRLAANEKLCQSKEFQDAVEVLSSNKEFFLKFLQEPDALISKHLNKLESICAPPETKRITVLKPSKMVDLEKFPTQGKKNDYPIKRPAQVVQETYLAYDIDEYANQPTRIVVLKPNAGKMSEIKSSISVASPTPRILLGESPLEAEDYRIDGSEEVVEENTCYMHRNSMGDRRDEILMSPAFGDEISFNESDDQCALESFSEYEGVSPNSRHSWDCVNGSGSPFSSSLFSRTSYYPDSSVSREAKKRLSERWAMMASSRGSLEGRRSRRSSNSLGEMLALSDMKKSVVNNGEGNEREEVSATNNWDKGVAIDMPVSLQRSRSLPASSTDYGQRNLEVLGSAANKTNSLKEPTKKSATSFKGKVSSFFFPRNKRSSKDKCTPSRSTEESQSAPADIPQSSVPAYPHDKVSYYANQFAEDTQLEECSSPDFPRRRSPDTTEMGQKPGVVFQKSEKSNIEPAMLGNSIENADQPSPISVLELPYEEGDTATTMSSGKQVPMHPLMSNLIDKSPPIESIARTLSWDDSSSGSSSPHSSEPVSHELLEQEWLSHIRKILSTAGLDGKNQWNVFSFNWHSPENPLDPSLGDKLANTEEEEPMHEAQRRRLRLNRKLVFDCVNEALVEIMGNEPTGRQGPSLLCKEPPLTLHDRVWSLIRERLSCEVTGDEWNGQSLAVEVAVRKEVVMGRGWWAENFRLEISNLGKEIEQELLRELMDETLIDLI; encoded by the exons ATGATAGGCATTCAGAATAATAAGTCTCACAAGAATGATAAACAGTTTCCAGGATGCCTGGGTAGAATGGTGAATCTGTTTGATCTGAGTGCAGGTGTATCTGCCAACCGGCTGCTCACGGACAAACCACACCGTGATG GTCTCTCGAGGAGTCGATCTGATGTAGCAAGGATATTGGGTACTCCAGCGGGAAATAAGAGAGAAGATAAAATG GTCTATCCTGACTTGAGAAGCTTGCCTACCAGAAAATCTCATTCTACCCCCATGAAAATGCTTATAGCACAGGAAATGTCGAAGGAAATCAAGTCTAAGCATGGCCCATCCAATGTGGTTGCCAAGTTGATGGGGCTTGATGCTCTTCCTCGGCAACAGCACGATTCTCTCATGCAAAGATCCCAGTCAAAAGATTATTCACACCGTATTTTAAGCCATTCCGGGGAACCTGCTCAATATTGGCCTCAAGAGCATAACTTTTTGGACGAGGGAATGAAGTGGAAAGCTCACGAATATGAAGACCACGGTGACTATAGAGATGTTTATGAAATCCGAAAGGAATCTCGGAAGATGAATTCCTTGAGAGACAAATCACCCCTTAGAGGAATGTATAGTGAAAAAGAGACAAGGAAGAAAATGGAGCTTGTTCGTCAGAAGTTCATGGAAGCAAAACGTTTGGCAGCAAATGAGAAACTTTGCCAGTCCAAGGAGTTTCAAGATGCTGTGGAAGTCTTAAGTTCCAATAAAGAGTTCTTTCTCAAGTTCCTTCAAGAACCCGATGCTCTAATTTCCAAGCATCTGAACAAATTGGAGTCCATTTGTGCACCTCCAGAAACAAAACGCATTACTGTTCTTAAACCATCAAAGATGGTTGATCTGGAGAAATTTCCCACTCAAGGGAAAAAGAATGACTATCCGATAAAAAGGCCTGCCCAGGTGGTCCAAGAGACTTATCTTGCTTACGATATTGATGAGTATGCTAATCAACCAACTCGAATTGTGGTCTTAAAGCCTAATGCTGGAAAGATGAGTGAGATCAAGTCCTCTATTTCAGTTGCTTCCCCAACACCCAGGATATTGCTTGGTGAAAGCCCATTGGAAGCTGAAGATTACAGGATCGATGGATCAGAAGAAGTGGTCGAAGAAAATACTTGCTATATGCACAGAAATTCAATGGGTGATCGAAGAGATGAAATTCTGATGTCTCCGGCTTTTGGGGACGAGATCTCATTTAATGAATCAGATGATCAATGTGCACTGGAAAGTTTTAGTGAGTATGAAGGCGTTTCACCAAATTCAAGGCATTCGTGGGATTGCGTCAATGGGTCTGGTAGCCCtttttcatcttctttgtTCAGTCGGACATCTTATTATCCAGACTCATCCGTTTCCAGAGAGGCGAAAAAACGTCTCTCTGAAAGGTGGGCTATGATGGCATCAAGCAGAGGTTCTCTAGAAGGAAGACGTAGTCGGAGAAGCTCTAATTCATTGGGGGAGATGCTTGCACTTTCTGATATGAAGAAGTCGGTTGTGAACAATGGTGAAGGCAATGAGAGAGAAGAAGTGTCTGCAACTAATAATTGGGACAAGGGCGTTGCTATTGATATGCCAGTGAGTCTGCAGAGATCGAGGTCTCTACCTGCATCTTCTACGGATTATGGCCAGAGGAACCTCGAAGTCTTGGGTTCTGCCGCTAACAAAACAAATTCTCTGAAGGAGCCAACCAAGAAAAGTGCAACGTCCTTCAAAGGGAAGGTCTCAAGCTTCTTCTTTCCCAGAAATAAGAGATCAAGTAAAGACAAGTGTACTCCGTCTCGATCAACGGAAGAATCTCAATCTGCTCCTGCTGATATTCCACAATCTTCAGTCCCTGCGTATCCTCATGATAAGGTCAGTTATTATGCTAATCAATTTGCTGAAGACACTCAACTGGAGGAATGTTCATCTCCCGACTTCCCTAGGAGACGTTCTCCCGATACGACCGAGATGGGCCAAAAGCCAGGCGTAGTTTTTCAAAAG TCAGAGAAGTCTAATATAGAGCCTGCAATGCTGGGAAATTCAATTGAGAATGCCGATCAGCCCAGTCCCATATCAGTTTTGGAGCTTCCATATGAAGAGGGCGATACTGCTACCACCATGTCATCTG GAAAACAAGTTCCGATGCATCCTTTGATGTCTAATTTGATTGACAAATCTCCACCTATTGAATCTATAGCGCGGACTCTGTCCTGGGACGATTCGAGCTCGGGAAGTTCCTCTCCACATTCATCAGAACCTGTTTCACACGAACTTCTTGAACAAGAGTGGCTCTCTCACATTAGGAAAATCCTATCCACTGCTGGGCTCGACGGAAAGAACCAATGGAATGTGTTTTCTTTTAATTGGCATTCCCCGGAAAACCCATTGGACCCATCACTGGGGGACAAACTTGCTAACACAGAAGAGGAGGAACCCATGCACGAGGCCCAGAGAAGGCGGCTAAGATTGAACAGGAAGCTCGTGTTTGACTGTGTCAATGAAGCACTAGTTGAGATCATGGGCAATGAGCCTACTGGTCGTCAAGGGCCGTCCTTATTATGTAAGGAGCCTCCATTGACATTGCATGACCGAGTGTGGTCGCTGATAAGGGAACGGCTGTCCTGCGAGGTGACCGGGGATGAGTGGAACGGCCAGAGCCTGGCAGTGGAGGTGGCGGTGAGGAAGGAGGTTGTGATGGGTAGAGGGTGGTGGGCCGAGAACTTCAGGCTCGAAATCAGTAATCTGGGGAAGGAAATCGAGCAGGAATTGCTTCGTGAGCTTATGGACGAGACTCttattgatttaatttga